The following coding sequences are from one Triticum dicoccoides isolate Atlit2015 ecotype Zavitan chromosome 4A, WEW_v2.0, whole genome shotgun sequence window:
- the LOC119283391 gene encoding PRA1 family protein B2-like — translation MTAPTILPTTVPAAAPATVLPAAPDTAATSIASPDPAATRAFLGRLYNSAKCSLSGARPWPELVDRAAHSRPDSLFDTTARLRKNLAYFHVNYAALSFLAHPFSLVALLAFLAAWCFLYLLRPTDVVPLNAFGRTFSNPIDAVTPPKEAVASPRPGRSWRGCSLWSSPRGTLSAASSGRATPGVGSGSAAGSPSAAPTLASPSSPSATPPPWSR, via the coding sequence CCACCATCCTCCCCACCACCGTCCCGGCCGCCGCGCCCGCGACTGTCCTCCCCGCCGCCCCGGACACCGCCGCCACCTCCATCGCCTCCCCGGACCCGGCCGCCACGCGCGCCTTCCTGGGCCGCCTCTACAACTCGGCCAAGTGCTCCCTCTCGGGCGCCCGCCCCTGGCCCGAGCTCGTGGACCGTGCCGCGCACTCGCGCCCGGACTCCCTCTTCGACACCACCGCCCGCCTCCGCAAGAACCTCGCCTACTTCCATGTCAACTATGCCGCGCTCTCCTTCCTCGCGCACCCCTTCTCCCTCGTCGCCCTCCTCGCGTTCCTCGCCGCCTGGTGCTTCCTCTACCTCCTCCGCCCCACCGATGTCGTCCCACTCAACGCCTTCGGCCGCACCTTCTCCAACCCCATCGATGCGGTGACCCcgccgaaggaggcggtggccTCCCCGCGGCCGGGGCGAAGCTGGAGAGGATGCAGCCTCTGGAGTAGCCCCAGAGGGACGCTCTCTGCGGCGAGCTCGGGGCGGGCGACGCCGGGCGTCGGGTCCGGCTCTGCGGCTGGGTCTCCCTCCGCCGCTCCCACGCTGGCCTCACCTTCCTCACCCTCCGCGACTCCTCCACCATGGTCCAGGTGA